Proteins co-encoded in one Setaria viridis chromosome 9, Setaria_viridis_v4.0, whole genome shotgun sequence genomic window:
- the LOC117836452 gene encoding uncharacterized protein, translating to MAGVRDGGLDDETLQQLRSRATQLLLKEDWREYIAVCSRIVDGASDDRRVLCSALAHRADARARLGDAAGALADCDAALAADPAHPAALLSKGAILRGLGRYALAADCFRAAALAAGGGGADEARELVEQCRRLEAQARSGAVDLSEWVLAGFAGKCPDLAEYVGPVEVRRSAHGGRGIFAVKNVEAGSTLMVTKAVAIGRGVLHDTADGGEKMVVWKDFVDKVLDAAEKCPRTAALIHTLSAGEEQQDDLVVPEIALFRQEPGDLNLSDDGTNVVREKGTQEVLDVDRILKVLDVNCLTEDAPAADLLGKNGVVNCGVGLWILPSFINHSCHPNARRTHVGDNAIVHASRDIKAGEEITFPYFDVLVPVSKRREASMAWGFECKCDRCRFESEDFILKQEILKSENDLVNGGDMGALVVRLEEKMRKSMVKERRKAFLRASFWSAYSALYDSDKLVRKWGRRVPSEAIVAESIVDAVGGSESMLRAMLRGSRDANGCGNRLETEDKVVRIGRATYGKVVKRHAMRALFRLALDENNNINL from the coding sequence ATGGCCGGAGTCCGGGACGGCGGCCTCGACGACGAGACACTGCAGCAGCTGCGCAGCCGCGCGACGCAGCTGCTGCTCAAGGAGgactggagggagtacatcGCCGTCTGCTCCCGGATCGTCGACGGCGCCTCCGACGACCGCCGCGTGCTCTGCTCCGCGCTCGCGCACCGCGCCGACGCCCGCGCCCGCCTcggggacgccgccggcgcgctcgcCGACTGCGACGCCGCGCTGGCGGCGGACCCAGCACACCCCGCCGCGCTGCTCTCCAAGGGCGCGATCCTCCGCGGGCTCGGCCGGTACGCGCTCGCGGCCGACTGCTTccgcgcggccgcgctcgccgcgggcggcggcggcgcggacgaggcGCGGGAGCTCGTCGAGCAGTGCAGGCGGCTGGAGGCGCAGGCGAGGAGCGGGGCGGTGGATCTGTCGGAGTGGGTGCTCGCGGGCTTCGCCGGGAAGTGCCCGGATCTCGCGGAGTACGTCGGGCCGGTGGAGGTGCGCCGGTCCGCGCACGGGGGCCGAGGGATCTTCGCGGTCAAGAACGTCGAGGCGGGGTCTACTCTGATGGTGACCAAGGCGGTGGCTATCGGGAGAGGGGTTCTTCACGACACCGCTGATGGCGGCGAGAAGATGGTGGTGTGGAAGGACTTCGTCGACAAGGTGCTCGACGCCGCCGAGAAGTGTCCGAGGACGGCAGCTCTGATTCATACTCTGTccgccggcgaggagcagcaggaCGATCTAGTTGTTCCGGAGATAGCATTGTTTAGGCAAGAACCCGGGGATCTCAATCTCAGTGATGACGGCACCAACGTGGTGAGGGAGAAGGGAACACAAGAGGTTCTTGATGTGGACAGGATACTGAAGGTGCTCGACGTGAACTGCTTGACCGAGGACGCACCAGCCGCTGATTTGCTCGGGAAGAATGGTGTTGTCAACTGCGGTGTGGGGCTCTGGATCTTGCCGTCGTTCATCAACCATTCTTGCCACCCCAATGCCCGGCGCACTCACGTCGGAGACAACGCCATTGTCCACGCGTCCAGAGACATCAAAGCTGGGGAGGAGATCACATTTCCCTACTTCGATGTGCTCGTGCCGGTGAGCAAGCGCAGGGAGGCATCGATGGCTTGGGGATTTGAATGCAAGTGTGATCGGTGCAGGTTTGAATCCGAGGATTTCATTCTTAAGCAGGAAATACTGAAATCAGAGAATGACTTGGTCAATGGGGGAGACATGGGAGCCCTGGTGGTGCGGCTGGAGGAAAAGATGAGGAAGTCCATGGTGAAGGAGAGGCGAAAGGCGTTCTTGCGCGCGTCGTTCTGGAGTGCATACTCGGCCTTGTATGATTCTGATAAGCTGGTGAGAAAATGGGGCAGGCGAGTTCCCAGCGAGGCCATTGTAGCAGAGAGCATTGTTGATGCGGTCGGCGGGAGTGAGAGCATGCTGAGAGCAATGCTGAGGGGTTCCAGGGATGCTAATGGCTGCGGCAACCGGCT